A genomic segment from Vidua macroura isolate BioBank_ID:100142 chromosome Z, ASM2450914v1, whole genome shotgun sequence encodes:
- the ZBTB5 gene encoding zinc finger and BTB domain-containing protein 5 — MDFPGHFEQVFQQLNYQRLHGQLCDCVIVVGNRHFKAHRSVLAACSTHFRALFTVAEGDQSMNMIQLDSEVVTAEAFAALIDMMYTSTLMLGESNVMDVLLAASHLHLNSVVKACKHYLTTRTLPLSPPSERAQEQSARLQRSFMLQQLGLSIVSSALGSSQGAEEPPGALGPALRGGLEQRAAFPIHRLHKRKQSSEERARQRIRPAMDEPVADVAAESGQPVVHSREDFFSPDSLKIVDNSKADAVADNQEDNTIMFDQSFGAQEDAQVPSQSDNGEGNISQMSMASQATQVETSFDQEAAAEKSNFPCENPEVSLNEKEHMRVVVKSEPLSSPEPQDEVSDVTSQAEGSESVEVEGGVVSAEKIELSPESSDRSFSDPQSSTDRVGDIHIMEVSNNLEHKSSFSISNFLNKSRGGGFGASQNNDDNIPNTTSDCRMDSDASYLMSPESGPAGGHSSAAVSHVENPFSEPTDSHFVRPMQDVMGLPCVQTSGYRAAEQFGMDFPRSGLGLHSLSRAMMGSVRGGAGGFPGYRRIAPKMPVVTSVRGSQLQESASGSQLMMNGGASFEGGHLSQPGPPQLTRASADVLSKCKKALSEHNVLVVEGARKYACKICCKTFLTLTDCKKHIRVHTGEKPYACLKCGKRFSQSSHLYKHSKTTCLRWQSSNLPSSLL; from the coding sequence ATGGATTTCCCAGGGCACTTTGAACAGGTCTTCCAGCAGCTCAACTACCAGCGGCTGCACGGGCAGCTGTGCGACTGCGTCATCGTGGTGGGCAACCGGCACTTCAAGGCGCACCGCTCGGTGCTGGCCGCCTGCAGCACGCACTTCCGCGCGCTCTTCACCGTGGCCGAGGGCGACCAGAGCATGAACATGATCCAGCTGGACAGCGAGGTGGTGACGGCCGAGGCCTTCGCCGCGCTCATCGACATGATGTACACGTCCACGCTCATGCTGGGCGAGAGCAACGTGATGGACGTGCTGCTGGCCGCGTCGCACCTGCACCTCAACTCCGTGGTGAAGGCCTGCAAGCACTACCTGACGACGCGGACGCTGCCGCTGTCGCCGCCCAGCGAGCGCGCGCAGGAGCAGAGCGCGCGGCTGCAGCGCTCCTtcatgctgcagcagctggggctcagcATCGTCAGCTCGGCGCTGGGCTCCTCGCAGGGCGCCGAGGAGCCGCCCGGCGCGCTGGGCCCGGCGCTGCGGGGCGGGCTGGAGCAGCGCGCCGCCTTCCCCATCCACCGCCTGCACAAGCGCAAGCAGTCCTCGGAGGAGCGCGCCCGCCAGCGCATCCGGCCCGCCATGGACGAGCCCGTGGCCGACGTGGCCGCCGAGAGCGGGCAGCCCGTCGTCCACTCGCGGGAGGATTTCTTCTCTCCGGACTCGCTGAAGATCGTGGACAACTCCAAGGCCGACGCGGTTGCCGATAACCAGGAGGACAACACGATCATGTTCGACCAGTCCTTTGGTGCTCAGGAGGATGCCCAAGTGCCCAGCCAGTCAGACAACGGCGAGGGGAACATCTCCCAGATGTCCATGGCGTCCCAGGCCACGCAAGTGGAAACCAGCTTCGaccaggaggctgctgctgagaagAGCAACTTCCCTTGTGAAAATCCGGAGGTCAGCCTGAACGAGAAGGAGCACATGAGGGTGGTGGTGAAGTCTGAGCCCCTGAGCTCCCCAGAGCCTCAGGACGAGGTGAGCGATGTCACCTCGCAGGCGGAGGGCAGCGAGTCGGTGGAGGTGGAAGGAGGGGTGGTGAGCGCAGAGAAGATAGAGCTGAGCCCCGAGAGCAGTGACCGCAGCTTCTCGGACCCTCAGTCCAGCACCGACAGGGTGGGAGACATCCACATCATGGAGGTGTCCAACAacctggagcacaagtcttctttcagcatttcaaattttttgAATAAAAGCAGGGGAGGTGGCTTTGGCGCCAGCCAAAACAACGACGACAACATTCCCAACACCACCAGCGACTGCAGGATGGACAGTGACGCCTCTTACCTGATGAGCCCGGAGTCGGGGCCCGCCGGTGGCCACTCATCTGCTGCTGTCTCACACGTGGAGAACCCGTTCAGCGAGCCCACGGACTCCCACTTTGTGAGGCCCATGCAGGATGTGATGGGTCTGCCGTGTGTGCAGACCTCCGGCTACCGAGCAGCGGAGCAGTTCGGCATGGATTTCCCACGCTCGGGCCTGGGCTTGCACTCGCTGTCTCGGGCCATGATGGGCTCGGTGAGAGGAGGAGCCGGTGGCTTTCCTGGCTACCGCCGCATCGCCCCCAAGATGCCCGTGGTGACCTCCGTGCGGGGCTCGCAGCTGCAGGAGAGCGCGTCGGGGTCGCAGCTGATGATGAACGGGGGCGCTTCCTTCGAGGGCGGGCACCTGTCGCAGCCGGGCCCGCCGCAGCTGACCCGCGCCTCGGCCGACGTGCTGTCCAAGTGCAAGAAGGCTCTGTCGGAGCACAACGTGCTGGTGGTGGAGGGCGCGCGCAAGTACGCCTGCAAGATCTGCTGCAAGACCTTCCTGACGCTCACGGACTGCAAGAAGCACATCCGTGTGCACACGGGGGAGAAGCCCTACGCCTGCCTCAAGTGCGGCAAGCGCTTCAGCCAGTCCAGCCACCTCTACAAACACTCCAAGACCACCTGCCTTAGGTGGCAGAGCAGCAACCTGCCCAGCAGCTTGCTGTGA
- the GRHPR gene encoding glyoxylate reductase/hydroxypyruvate reductase, with amino-acid sequence MSVFVTRRIPAEGLRVLSQASGCRVQQWDSEEPVPRAELLAGVAGTRGLLCLLSDRIDREVLDAAGPGLKVISTLSVGFDHLALDEIKKRGIRVGYTPDVLTDATAELSVALLLSACRRLPEAAEQVKSGGWTTWKPLWMCGHGLSDSTVGIVGLGRIGQAVARRLKPFGVRRFLYTGSGPKPESAAEFGAEFVPLTRLAEESDFVVVTCALTPATQGMCNKDFFGRMKKTSVFVNTSRGAVVNQEDLYEALAQGQIAAAGLDVTTPEPLPTDHPLLSLRNCVILPHIGSATYATRSAMAVLAAKNLLAGLRGEPMPHELQL; translated from the exons ATGTCGGTGTTCGTGACGCGGCGGATCCCGGCCGAGGGGCTGCGGGTGCTGTCGCAGGCGAGCGG GTGCCGCGTGCAGCAGTGGGACTCGGAGGAGCCGGTGCCGCGGGCCGAGCTGCTGGCGGGCGTGGCGGGGACGCGcgggctgctctgcctgctctcgGACCGCATCGACCGCGAGGTGCTGGACGCGGCCG GGCCCGGCCTGAAGGTCATCAGCACGTTGTCCGTGGGCTTTGACCACCTCGCCCTGGACGAGATCAAGAAGCG GGGGATCCGAGTGGGCTACACCCCCGACGTGCTGACCGACGCCACCGCCGAGCTGTCCgtggccctgctgctgtccGCCTGCCGCCGCCTGCCCGAGGCTGCCGAGCAGGTCAAGAG TGGCGGCTGGACAACCTGGAAGCCCCTGTGGATGTGTGGGCATGGCCTGTCCGACAGCACCGTGGGCATCGTCGGGCTGGGCAGGATAG GACAGGCAGTTGCCCGGCGCCTGAAGCCGTTTGGGGTCAGGAGGTTTCTGTACACCGGCAGCGGCCCGAAGCCAGAGAGCGCGGCAGAGTTTGGGGCTGAGTTTG TCCCGCTCACCAGGCTGGCCGAGGAGTCAGACTTCGTGGTGGTCACCTGTGCCCTGACGCCAGCCACCCAGGGCATGTGCAACAAGGACTTCTTCGGCAGGATGAAGAAAACTTCCGTGTTCGTCAACACAAGCAG GGGGGCTGTGGTGAACCAGGAGGACCTGTACGAGGCGCTGGCCCAGGGGCAGATCGCAGCCGCCGGCCTGGACGTCACCACGCCGGAGCCGCTGCCTACTGACCACCCACTGCTGTCCCTCAGGAACTGCG tgatCCTGCCTCACATCGGGAGCGCCACGTACGCCACGAGGAGCGCCATGGCCGTGCTGGCAGCCAAGAACCTGCTGGCCGGGCTGCGAGGGGAGCCCATGCCCCACGAGCTGCAGCTGTGA